One genomic window of Candidatus Oleimmundimicrobium sp. includes the following:
- a CDS encoding cold shock domain-containing protein: MVVKGKVKWFNAEKGYGFIEQEDGEDVFVHFSAIQDEGFKTLQEGQEVEFEVTTGDKGLQAENVRGIK, from the coding sequence ATTGTAGTGAAAGGGAAAGTCAAATGGTTTAACGCGGAGAAGGGGTACGGATTTATTGAGCAGGAAGACGGAGAAGATGTATTTGTGCACTTCTCAGCGATTCAAGACGAAGGTTTTAAAACACTTCAAGAGGGTCAGGAAGTTGAATTTGAGGTAACAACAGGCGATAAAGGATTACAGGCAGAAAATGTGCGAGGTATTAAATAA
- a CDS encoding flagellar biosynthesis anti-sigma factor FlgM produces MKEKFSVKVAGNKTKSKSKKRVKGLFFLDKSCRNIDVKEIKKRIELNNYNVPSQDIAEKMLSVDAERRHFYNWVRRKLV; encoded by the coding sequence GTGAAGGAAAAATTTTCTGTAAAGGTTGCTGGAAATAAAACAAAAAGTAAGTCGAAAAAAAGGGTAAAAGGTCTTTTTTTTCTTGATAAATCTTGCAGAAATATCGATGTAAAAGAGATAAAAAAAAGAATTGAACTGAACAACTACAATGTTCCTTCTCAGGATATTGCGGAGAAAATGTTATCGGTTGATGCAGAGAGACGTCATTTTTACAACTGGGTTCGTCGTAAACTTGTTTAA
- a CDS encoding Ig-like domain-containing protein, producing the protein MTRLLTKKIICLIMAFCFLFFSTPLSYAWDPVTHWHINREANPEIKESNFDLYCDNGTGPDMFVMGDLCDYVHSPDLNREEDFAHKPNFAYLMLKARGLNNVSSSYYASGLGWGGHIAADWVAHDLELFPIPKSDKTDMALYGPPHLNGEFLYDYYMFLTRGPIKFPLWFKPKQIQKALVNYYLIDEHEKKPGLPDEVIKEYALTNLLSESEIKKRIVIFNCTVAALHATLASKTLVDISTGKTPFFLYNMRSRGAEENIALSVQTVRNWSKDLVPRNHIPFNEINPVRFYPLLPVPNIPEHLAYLPESRGFLDILSPFNTKFAWAEPLPGFNYAEEGPDSFHLTEATKYLFWLDVVEQAEQKGILQIEEKTELRDGEEWFTAEVKITDDELFDEIVKDEILEHIKNPSSTTDKKFAYFMRNFIVDQISDIDKLMDMTPPTISNLSPEDGSFINDSTPEIYAYLLDLPASGHGNENGIGIEEGSISLTLNGEDLRFTYSKETGALVAALESTLHDGEYEIEVKVSDKAGNETEKMWKFTIDTIPPEVDYEVLNKLINVKKETKAEIETTTNEPTTYLAEIFKVKDKENGNKGDAVFTYTNEEFSQNFTFTWDGRDDDGTLIKNGVYTIRITALDRAKNTTSFEEKVNVNNEAGGQVQKQQSQFLQDLRGGLSFLYSLFKDNS; encoded by the coding sequence ATGACTAGGTTACTCACCAAGAAAATAATTTGCTTAATTATGGCTTTCTGTTTCCTGTTTTTTTCAACACCTCTTTCTTACGCTTGGGATCCTGTAACACACTGGCATATAAATCGCGAAGCAAATCCAGAAATAAAAGAAAGCAATTTTGATCTGTACTGCGACAATGGAACGGGCCCCGATATGTTTGTGATGGGCGATTTATGTGACTATGTTCATTCTCCGGATTTAAATAGAGAAGAAGATTTTGCTCATAAACCAAATTTTGCTTATCTGATGCTAAAGGCAAGGGGACTTAATAATGTCTCTTCTTCATACTATGCAAGTGGTCTCGGTTGGGGAGGACACATTGCTGCCGATTGGGTTGCTCACGATTTGGAGCTTTTTCCTATCCCAAAAAGTGATAAAACTGATATGGCTTTATATGGCCCACCGCATCTAAATGGCGAATTTCTCTACGACTATTATATGTTTTTAACCAGGGGTCCCATTAAGTTTCCTCTTTGGTTTAAGCCGAAACAAATTCAGAAGGCCCTTGTAAATTATTATTTGATTGATGAACATGAGAAAAAACCAGGATTACCTGATGAGGTTATTAAAGAATATGCTCTTACCAATTTACTCTCTGAATCCGAAATCAAAAAAAGAATAGTGATTTTCAACTGCACAGTTGCTGCGTTGCACGCGACGCTTGCCTCAAAAACATTGGTGGACATATCAACAGGAAAAACCCCATTTTTCTTATACAATATGCGCTCCAGGGGAGCTGAGGAAAACATAGCTCTTTCAGTTCAGACCGTAAGAAATTGGTCCAAAGATTTGGTGCCGAGAAACCATATTCCGTTTAATGAAATAAATCCAGTCCGGTTTTATCCCTTACTTCCCGTGCCCAATATTCCCGAACACCTTGCTTATTTACCTGAGTCAAGAGGGTTTTTAGATATTCTATCTCCATTTAATACTAAATTTGCTTGGGCGGAACCATTACCTGGCTTCAATTACGCAGAGGAAGGTCCTGATAGCTTTCATTTGACTGAGGCAACCAAATATCTTTTCTGGCTAGATGTTGTTGAGCAGGCAGAGCAAAAAGGTATCCTTCAAATAGAAGAAAAAACAGAGCTAAGAGATGGTGAAGAATGGTTTACCGCTGAGGTTAAGATAACTGATGATGAGTTATTCGATGAGATTGTAAAAGATGAGATATTAGAGCACATTAAAAATCCCTCCTCGACAACTGATAAAAAGTTTGCATACTTTATGAGAAATTTTATAGTTGACCAAATCTCTGACATAGATAAGCTCATGGACATGACTCCCCCAACAATATCTAATCTATCTCCCGAAGATGGCTCTTTCATAAACGATTCCACTCCTGAAATTTATGCTTACTTACTTGACCTACCTGCCAGCGGGCACGGTAATGAAAATGGCATAGGCATCGAAGAAGGAAGCATCTCCTTAACATTAAATGGGGAGGATTTAAGATTTACATATAGTAAAGAAACGGGCGCTCTCGTTGCAGCTCTTGAATCCACTCTCCATGATGGTGAATATGAGATTGAGGTCAAAGTATCGGATAAAGCAGGAAATGAAACTGAAAAGATGTGGAAATTTACAATAGATACAATCCCACCAGAAGTAGATTACGAGGTCTTAAATAAACTGATAAACGTAAAAAAAGAGACCAAGGCTGAAATTGAAACAACAACTAACGAGCCAACAACTTATCTTGCTGAAATATTTAAAGTAAAAGATAAGGAAAACGGAAATAAAGGAGATGCAGTTTTTACTTACACAAATGAAGAATTCTCCCAGAATTTCACTTTTACCTGGGATGGCAGGGATGATGATGGTACCCTTATTAAAAACGGAGTTTACACCATAAGAATAACAGCATTAGACAGAGCCAAAAATACAACTTCTTTTGAGGAAAAGGTGAATGTTAATAATGAAGCCGGGGGGCAAGTGCAGAAACAACAAAGCCAATTCTTGCAAGATCTACGAGGGGGATTATCCTTTTTATACTCCCTTTTTAAGGACAATTCTTAA
- a CDS encoding ComF family protein, translating to MKDTFKGFLDLFYPARCRACGAFSKNLLCPDCLDSFSLIQPPICKRCGKPCSMEVDDCRECKNKFKFSVARSLGLYEGNLRTAIHKFKYKNARGLAATFAEMMTGLANDFNNVDLITNVPLSRKKELYRGYNQAHLLAQEIAKRTDLICEATLRRVAEEVDQTKLSLKERKQNVKGAFVFNGNKNITGKSLLLIDDVFTTGSTVNECGKVLLKAGAKNLSVLTIARVCDI from the coding sequence ATGAAAGATACATTTAAGGGATTTCTCGATTTATTTTATCCGGCAAGATGCCGGGCTTGTGGCGCCTTTTCCAAGAATCTTTTATGCCCCGATTGTTTAGATTCTTTTTCACTTATTCAGCCCCCGATTTGTAAAAGATGCGGCAAACCATGCAGCATGGAAGTAGATGATTGCAGGGAATGCAAGAACAAATTTAAGTTCTCAGTTGCCCGCTCACTTGGTCTCTATGAAGGGAACTTAAGGACTGCGATTCATAAATTTAAGTACAAAAACGCAAGGGGGTTGGCGGCAACATTCGCTGAGATGATGACAGGTTTGGCAAATGACTTCAATAATGTTGATTTGATTACAAATGTGCCTTTAAGCCGCAAAAAAGAGCTTTACAGAGGATACAATCAAGCGCATCTTTTAGCTCAAGAAATTGCCAAAAGGACGGACTTGATTTGCGAAGCAACTTTGAGGCGGGTTGCTGAAGAAGTAGATCAAACCAAGCTTTCCCTCAAAGAGAGAAAGCAAAATGTTAAAGGCGCCTTTGTTTTTAACGGGAACAAAAACATTACGGGAAAATCTTTGCTTTTAATAGATGATGTTTTTACCACCGGTTCTACAGTGAATGAATGCGGCAAGGTTCTGCTTAAGGCAGGGGCGAAGAATCTTTCGGTCTTAACCATTGCCCGGGTTTGCGATATTTAA
- the raiA gene encoding ribosome-associated translation inhibitor RaiA, translating to MQFIVKGHNIEVTDALRKHAEEKISKITRHFSQVMKIEVEFDVEKNPSIHDNQKVGVTIFTKGPFIKASNSSKDMYVSIDKVVDKLERQIEKYKGKTYRSNSKYTSLKEVLREQEISAEQKESNAEHTEPEIVKIKQFSIKPMSPEEAVMQMDLIGHSFFVFRNAITEETNVVYKRNDDNYGLIEPSYNVKK from the coding sequence GTGCAGTTCATCGTAAAAGGACACAATATAGAGGTTACGGATGCGCTACGCAAACATGCCGAAGAGAAGATATCAAAAATTACAAGGCATTTTAGCCAGGTTATGAAGATTGAAGTGGAGTTTGATGTGGAAAAAAATCCGAGCATTCACGACAATCAGAAGGTTGGAGTAACTATTTTTACCAAGGGGCCGTTTATTAAGGCCTCAAATTCCTCGAAAGATATGTATGTATCCATAGACAAGGTTGTTGATAAACTTGAAAGACAGATTGAAAAATATAAAGGTAAAACTTACAGGAGCAACTCAAAATATACCAGCTTAAAAGAGGTCTTAAGGGAACAAGAAATATCTGCAGAGCAAAAAGAGAGTAACGCGGAGCATACTGAGCCGGAAATTGTTAAAATTAAACAGTTTTCGATAAAGCCAATGTCTCCCGAAGAAGCGGTAATGCAGATGGACCTCATTGGTCACAGTTTTTTTGTATTTCGGAACGCTATAACCGAAGAAACAAATGTTGTATATAAACGCAATGATGATAATTACGGGTTAATCGAGCCCTCATATAACGTAAAAAAATAA
- a CDS encoding PQQ-binding-like beta-propeller repeat protein, protein MEGDLKIKRKIFRYFFPIAYLIGFVVTFLCCLNLGHANASSWPMFNYNPAHTGYNPVEKSIYLPLKKTWIYYGDRYNEGRSRPTVANGTVYIGTQWYSTYWWEIVGRHGRLKAIDAQTGIEKWCFSLDESKDGPNVGILTTPVVYDGYVYFGSRNGKLYALDAETGEFRWSYLAPSLILASPTVCDGIVYFSCWGSGMLYALDAKTGNLRWAYDVGSILWSSPAVSEGVVYFGADKIYALDARTGELKWSYSPRYGRVSSASPVVFGDRVYVLAGYDIFALDKDNGDLKWKYFHGDYYGDRTAPSVAYGNIYFTVNGNLHVLDADTGVHKWDFNWDTSYKNRMRSSPAIADGYVFLGASRDPVDFFDASDGRLYVLDAHTGELLWSYSNGRHFNDWYAIDPSPVVAEGMVFANLSTKIFLAFKSSKPLSIISDISVSPQVLDPYKKDERATLHYDLNKEANLTLEILNSSKHIVKSIDLGTKEPGSDHYEWWGVIDCPEIGLNDDKGVFLAPDGEYTIRLTAQDIEDGSVIDTKEVKVQVETSW, encoded by the coding sequence ATGGAAGGAGATTTGAAAATTAAAAGGAAAATTTTCCGTTATTTTTTTCCAATTGCTTATTTAATAGGGTTTGTTGTGACTTTCCTGTGTTGTCTTAATTTGGGGCATGCTAATGCCTCTTCGTGGCCGATGTTTAATTATAATCCTGCACACACTGGCTATAATCCTGTCGAAAAAAGTATATATCTTCCTCTTAAAAAAACATGGATTTATTACGGGGACAGATATAACGAGGGACGTTCTCGTCCAACAGTTGCAAATGGAACGGTTTATATAGGTACGCAGTGGTATTCAACTTATTGGTGGGAGATAGTAGGAAGGCATGGTCGCCTTAAGGCAATTGACGCACAAACAGGGATTGAAAAGTGGTGCTTTAGTCTGGATGAAAGTAAAGATGGCCCCAATGTTGGTATTCTTACTACCCCCGTTGTTTATGATGGATATGTCTATTTCGGAAGTCGAAACGGTAAACTTTATGCCCTCGATGCAGAAACAGGTGAGTTTAGGTGGAGTTACCTCGCCCCTTCTCTAATTTTGGCCTCACCGACTGTGTGTGACGGTATTGTTTATTTTTCTTGCTGGGGTTCAGGAATGCTCTATGCTTTAGATGCGAAAACGGGTAATTTGAGATGGGCTTATGATGTCGGGAGTATACTTTGGTCATCTCCCGCTGTATCGGAGGGAGTAGTCTATTTTGGTGCAGATAAGATATATGCGCTGGATGCTAGAACAGGTGAATTAAAGTGGAGTTATAGCCCTCGATACGGGAGGGTTTCAAGTGCTTCGCCTGTTGTATTTGGTGATAGAGTATATGTTTTAGCTGGTTATGATATTTTTGCTTTAGATAAAGATAACGGCGATCTTAAGTGGAAATATTTTCATGGTGATTATTATGGGGACAGAACAGCCCCTTCCGTTGCATATGGTAATATTTATTTTACTGTAAATGGTAATTTGCATGTTTTAGATGCAGATACAGGAGTGCATAAATGGGATTTTAATTGGGACACCTCTTATAAAAATAGGATGAGAAGCTCTCCCGCAATTGCTGATGGCTATGTTTTTCTTGGAGCTTCTCGTGATCCGGTGGATTTTTTTGATGCTTCAGATGGTAGGCTATATGTTCTTGATGCACATACTGGTGAATTGCTCTGGAGTTATAGTAATGGTAGGCATTTTAATGACTGGTATGCAATAGACCCGTCTCCTGTTGTTGCTGAAGGAATGGTTTTTGCCAATTTAAGCACCAAAATATTTTTAGCGTTTAAATCTTCTAAACCGCTGTCAATAATTTCTGATATTTCAGTTTCTCCTCAAGTCCTTGACCCTTATAAAAAAGATGAAAGGGCAACCTTGCACTATGATTTAAACAAAGAAGCTAATTTAACTCTGGAGATACTAAATTCATCAAAACATATTGTAAAATCCATAGATCTTGGCACAAAAGAACCTGGATCCGATCACTATGAATGGTGGGGAGTGATTGATTGTCCCGAGATTGGTTTAAATGACGACAAGGGTGTTTTTCTTGCCCCGGATGGAGAATACACAATTAGATTGACAGCGCAAGATATTGAAGACGGAAGCGTGATTGATACAAAAGAAGTTAAAGTTCAAGTTGAGACGAGTTGGTGA